Below is a window of Candidatus Zixiibacteriota bacterium DNA.
AGTGAGGTAGTTCTTCCGATGTGTTCGGCGCGCGAGAAGACCTGACGCAACGATGAACTCCAGCTCTCGTCGGCCAAGCGCTTCCGGATGCCAATCATTATCGTCCCCCCTACTCCATCATCGGGAACTTGAGATCGGGGTGGTCGTCGGCGAAATGGACGGCCTCGGTGTAGCCGGCATCCACGTGGCGCATGACGCCGGTGCCGGGGTCATTGGTCAGGACGCGTTGGAGACGCTTGGCCATCTCGGCGGTGCCGTCCGCGACGACCACCATGCCGGCATGAATCGAGTAACCGATGCCGACCCCACCGCCATGATGGATACTTACCCACGAGGCGCCGGAGGCCGTGTTGAGCATGGCATTGAGCAGCGGCCAGTCGGCGATGGCGTCCGAGCCGTCTTTCATGGCCTCGGTTTCGCGATTGGGTGAGGCGACGGAGCCGCAGTCGAGATGGTCGCGGCCGATCACGATCGGCGCGGAAATCTTGCCCTGCTTGACGAGGTCGTTGATAATCAATCCGAACTTGGTGCGCTCGCCGTAGCCGAGCCAGCAGATCCGTGAAGGCAGACCCTGGAAAGCGACCCGCTTGGCCGCCAGATCGATCCAGCGCACCAGCGCGGCATTGTCGGCAAACTCGCGTTTGATGACCTCATCGGTGACGGCGATGTCTTTGGGGTCGCCGGAGAGCGCCGCCCACCGGAACGGGCCTTTCCCCTGACAGAAAAGCGGGCGAATGTAAGCCGGAACAAAACCGGGAAACGCGAAGGCATTTTTGAGACCGTGCGCGAAGGCCTGGCCGCGGAGATTGTTGCCGTAATCGAAGACAATCGCACCCTTGGTCTGCATGTCGATCATCGCGCGCGTATGGACAACCATAGCGTCCTTGGCGCGCTTGATGTAGTCGGCCGGATTCGCCTTGCGCAGCGCGAGGGCTTCGGCAAGCGGCAGGCCGTTGGGAACGTAGCCATTGAGTTCGTCGTGAGCAGAAGTTTGATCAGTAACGATATCGGGGATGATGCCGCGTCGTACCAGCTCGGGATGGGTGTCGGCGCAATTGCCGACCAGGCCGATCGAGAGCGGCTGCTTCTTCTTCTTCGCTTCGTCGACCCATTTGAGGGCTTCGTCGAGCGAGGCGGTTTTGCGGTCGAGGTAGCGCGTTTCGATGCGGCGATCGATGCGGTGCTCGTCGACATCGACGCAGAGGATCACAGC
It encodes the following:
- the hutU gene encoding urocanate hydratase is translated as MEKTAYRNLVGAPLTCKGWHQEAALRMLNNNLDPNVAEDPANLIVYGGSGKAARNWDCYHSIVRSLKSLDNDETLLVQSGKPVGIFRTHDYAPRVLIANSNLVPHWASWEKFRELEKLGLIMYGQMTAGSWIYIGTQGILQGTYETFAACADKHFNGDLAGKFILTGGVGGMGGAQPLAGTMNNAVILCVDVDEHRIDRRIETRYLDRKTASLDEALKWVDEAKKKKQPLSIGLVGNCADTHPELVRRGIIPDIVTDQTSAHDELNGYVPNGLPLAEALALRKANPADYIKRAKDAMVVHTRAMIDMQTKGAIVFDYGNNLRGQAFAHGLKNAFAFPGFVPAYIRPLFCQGKGPFRWAALSGDPKDIAVTDEVIKREFADNAALVRWIDLAAKRVAFQGLPSRICWLGYGERTKFGLIINDLVKQGKISAPIVIGRDHLDCGSVASPNRETEAMKDGSDAIADWPLLNAMLNTASGASWVSIHHGGGVGIGYSIHAGMVVVADGTAEMAKRLQRVLTNDPGTGVMRHVDAGYTEAVHFADDHPDLKFPMME